Proteins encoded by one window of Cannabis sativa cultivar Pink pepper isolate KNU-18-1 chromosome 4, ASM2916894v1, whole genome shotgun sequence:
- the LOC115715218 gene encoding uncharacterized protein LOC115715218, with protein MEDYRRTHLPAFGSWDWNDNVPFTECFESARQAGLLRYSYSEDRDLYVTGDLYENDVVTPAMIVVPRRRTKARDSCHEKEAKQHEYQSWVSDELKEIAPPMPRPTPKPVDEDLYRISPELLFKKHKKKRGLSFFSSCLLPTCIA; from the exons atgGAA GACTACAGAAGGACTCATTTGCCTGCGTTTGGGAGTTGGGATTGGAACGACAATGTTCCATTCACTGAGTGTTTTGAGTCAGCTAGACAAGCTGGCTTACTACGCTATAGCTACTCTGAAGATCGTGATTTGTACGTAACAGGGGATTTGTATGAGAATGATGTCGTTACACCTGCAATGATTGTCGTTCCTCGTAGAAGG acCAAAGCTCGAGACTCATGCCATGAAAAAGAGGCCAAACAACATGAGTACCAAAGTTGGGTAAGTGATGAGTTGAAAGAGATTGCTCCTCCTATGCCAAGGCCAACCCCTAAGCCAGTAGATGAAGACCTCTATAGAATCTCACCCGAACTCCTCTTCAAAAAACACAAAAag AAGAGAGGGCTGAGTTTCTTCTCAAGTTGCTTGTTGCCTACTTGCATTGCGTGA
- the LOC115714644 gene encoding uncharacterized protein LOC115714644 has product MPIVVVTDDDQRNIINNNVLKNSNHHDSIPFPLCRNRSKKSDEKVTKEVIISKENYKASSSSSSSLEKKKKIIFMNMEEEKVSGSSSSIGIINNSNSKSCICSPTSHAGSFRCHLHRANVSNSCNINIISTLNNDNNSKSFESKNYVRTNGDGQGRLSRFGRAACDPGK; this is encoded by the exons ATGCCTATTGTTGTTGTTACTGATGATGATCAAAGAAATATTATCAACAACAATGTTCTCAAGAATAGTAACCATCATGACTCCATTCCCTTCCCTCTTTG CCGTAATAGAAGTAAAAAAAGTGATGAAAAAGTGACAAAAGAAGTGATTATTAGTAAAGAAAATTACaaagcatcatcatcatcatcatcatcattagagaagaagaagaagattatttttatgaatatgGAAGAGGAGAAAGTAAGTGGTTCATCATCATCTATTGGGATTATTAATAATAGTAATTCAAAATCTTGTATATGCTCTCCAACAAGCCATGCTGGCTCATTCAGATGTCATCTTCACCGAGCTAATGTGTCTAATTCATGCAATATAAACATTATTAGTACtcttaataatgataataatagtaAGAGTTTTGAGTCCAAGAATTATGTCCGTACCAATGGTGATGGACAGGGTAGGTTATCAAGGTTCGGCAGGGCTGCCTGTGATCCTGGAAAGTGA
- the LOC115714568 gene encoding uncharacterized protein At5g48480: protein MAQQEVQNGGGVEKDAAAPAVSTVTFTAVKPQISVEAPKANDAVQFYKAAFGAEEVGRTMHSKRKAEQETPLILSAELSLAGSTVLVSDLVADSAAPVKSEGSGGVVLCLETEDVAAAIAKAVSAGAVAEGEVVEGEGACCGGSVGKVTDPYGFSWLICSPVKKCATVEA from the exons ATGGCTCAACAGGAGGTCCAGAACGGAGGAGGTGTCGAGAAGGACGCAGCAGCACCTGCCGTATCTACCGTCACTTTCACGGCCGTGAAGCCTCAGATATCAGTTGAGGCACCTAAGGCTAATGACGCCGTACAGTTTTACAAGGCTGCGTTTGGAGCTGAGGAGGTTGGCCGGACCATGCACTCTAAGCGTAAGGCCGAGCAAGAGACGCCACTCATTCTCTCTGCTGAGCTCTCGCTTGCTGGCTCTACTGTTCTCGTCTCTGATCTCGTCGCAGACTCGGCTGCTCC TGTCAAGTCAGAGGGATCTGGTGGTGTTGTGCTTTGCCTAGAGACTGAGGATGTCGCTGCTGCCATAGCCAAGGCCGTGAGCGCCGGAGCCGTAGCTGAGGGGGAAGTCGTCGAAGGTGAAGGCGCGTGTTGCGGTGGGAGCGTGGGGAAGGTCACTGACCCGTACGGATTCTCCTGGCTCATCTGTTCTCCAGTCAAGAAGTGCGCTACCGTGGAAGCTTAA
- the LOC133037183 gene encoding uncharacterized protein LOC133037183, translated as MPTYVKFLKDILTKKRRLGEFETVALTEGCSAMLKSKIPPKLKDPGSFTIPISIGGRDVGRALCDLGASINLMPMSTFRKLGIGEARPTTITLQLADRSMAHPEGKIEDVLVQVDKFIFPADFIILDYEADREVPIILGRPFLATGRTLIDVQNGELTMRVNDQEVTFNVFNAMRFPDEIEECSRLSVIDSIVAESFHKEVWKDERVISSLEDLEVLSEDEETQVAWVEPMQPFPKFKRSFESLELKESNFKPPKPSIQEPPKLELKPLPSHLKYAYLGENENLFANNYFSVFGS; from the coding sequence ATGCCAACTTATGTGAAGTTTTTGAAGgatattttgacaaagaaaaggaGGCTTGGGGAGTTTGAGACTGTCGCTTTGACGGAGGGCTGTAGTGCCATGTTGAAAAGTAAAATCCCACCCAAATTGAAAGATCCGGGCAGCTTTACAATTCCAATTTCTATTGGGGGTAGAGATGTTGGAAGAGCtctttgtgacttgggagctagTATTAATCTCATGCCGATGTCTACTTTTAGAAAGTTGGGAATTGGAGAAGCGAGGCCAACCACCATCACTTTGCAATTAGCGGATCGTTCCATGGCTCATCCGGAAGGGAAAATTGAAGATGTGTTGGTGCAAGTGGATAAATTCATTTTTCCGGCTGATTTTATCATTCTAGACTATGAGGCCGATAGAGAAGTTCCGATTATTTTGGGACGGCCATTTCTTGCTACCGGAAGAACCTTGATTGATGTACAAAATGGGGAACTCACTATGAGAGTGAATGATCAAGAAGTCACTTTTAATGTGTTCAATGCTATGAGATTCCCGGATGAGATTGAAGAATGTTCACGTTTGAGTGTGATTGATTCTATTGTGGCTGAAAGTTTTCACAAGGAAGTGTGGAAGGATGAGAGGGTGATAAGCTCTCTTGAAGATCTTGAAGTTTTgagtgaagatgaagaaacccaAGTTGCTTGGGTTGAGCCGATGCAACCTTTCCCTAAATTCAAGAGATCTTTTGAGTCTTTAGAGTTGAAAGAAAGCAATTTCAAGCCTCCAAAGCCTTCCATCCAAGAACCACCAAAGTTAGAGCTGAAACCTTTGCCAAGCCACCTCAAATATGCTTATTTGGGAGAGAATGAAAACTTATTTGCCAATAATTATTTCAGCGTGTTTGGAAGCTGA